The window CTTGGGCCTCATGCCCAACCAACTCAATTTGATTTGGGCCAAGGGTATGTTTGGCAAAACAAACCATTACGTCAATCCTCTTTGTTTTGATATTGGGCCAAATGAGcctcttttttatattagaaaattccagaaaaatcataaacccttttgaatttatttggaGGTCCCTCGTGTTTGTTTTTAGGTATGTTACTGTATAATTGATTTATGGATTTTTACTATGAAATGCAAATCTGATatacgatatatatatattttttaaaataaaaaatatgaatgcattgatttaaattcattttactGGGTTTTTtagctacgtaatatttaccaacgctagaGTTGAAAATATCCGTAGTAGAATATTCATTGACGCTAGAGTTAAAAATATTACGAGCAAATAATCATAGCATAATACAACAAATTCTTagtaatttaagacaaaaccagcaatacaGTCTACCTTAGATAGGACGcttaatatcttttcttttgcgtAATTAGTTCTGAATCATAGAATTTATGTTGATCAGGTAGGGTTCTTAGTGACTATAATATTAGGTggtaatttcttaaaaaaagaatttttcttatcaaagaataaaatatcaaaaatctattttttcttgtgaatttaatttaatttttaaagttcgTTGCGATGTTGGGTGCGATACTTTTAATATTCTGATaatttattttcgtttttttaattgtataattgaGTTAACGaggtttttcttctatttctaGAACTTGCTAAGAATGCCCGggcattattttttatgttaaaaaaaaaatgaattgaggAAACGCTAACCACTTATCTAgtaataaattgaattaaaaagagagaaattaaaggaaaaaagggAGAGAGAAAGCATCTGTGGCTACTTTCtgagaaaggggaaaaaaaaaaaaaaaagagtaaagagCAAAGCAACAAAGTTGCAGAGTGAGTGATTGTGTATCTgtgcttccttttctttctttcttcttggtAAGAGAAGAGGTAAGTAAGATCGATCTCCCAATTATTTATCAATGTAATCTAGCAATAGCAAAAGCTagggtttctttctttctttgctttccCAAACTCCTGTTATGATTGTAATAATCACTGTAATTGATTTTGCTTCTGCTACTACACACTGCTTCTACATTCGCTTCCATGATATTGCTACTAACTcttttctgtttgtttgttgCAGAGAGAGAGGCGGTGTTTGATTTGACCAATCCATACCCATTCCCATGGATCAGGTAGTCATCTTAAACAATTTGTGTTGTGCTCTGTACATTCCTCATGTAATCAGCATTAATTTTgcgtttgattgtttttttggctatcacttaattaatttgtttgttttagtaTGAGAAAGTGGAAAAAATTGGTGAAGGAACCTACGGAGTGGTCTACAAAGCTCGTGATCGTGTCACCAATGAGACCATTGCTTTGAAGAAGATCCGTTTGGAGCAGGAAGACGAGGGCGTACCCAGCACTGCTATCCGAGAAATTTCTCTCTTGAAAGAGATGCAGCATGGTAACATTGTCAGGTCATTTCCATTCCCTTTTCACTTTTCACTACCTTAACATATGCCAAACTATACAGGAAACTCCCACCTGAGGTGAGAGAGCCTTCGGAGGTAACCTGGAAAGCATGCTTATGGACTAGGCCTCCAAACATATTTCTAAAGGCCTTTCACAAGATTTTGTTGAAAACATGGAGTTGTGGTATATCATGGAAACAAGCAAAAGGGGGTGGAGAGTTTTCCTTGTCATCTTTCTTAGATGATTATAGTGGGAGTTTAGATTTCTAGCATAGAAGGAAATCTTTTGCAAGTTTAAATGATGCTGCACAGTCTGTCTGTTCATTGTTTATACACTTGACTGCCTTACTAAGTTGTAATAGTTTCTTCTGCTGAATTGATAAGAGTTATCACCACTTTTGCAGTGTCAAATCATCTTAGTTTGTGGTTCTGCTACTGTTTTTCCCTATAACTTTCATTCTCCTTTGTCATTATCCATCCTCAACTGTCTAAATCTTtcgtttttctttccttcttttgatttctcatGTAACAAATTATCTGATTTTTATTCCGGTGACAGACTGCAGGATGTGGTGCACAGTGAGAAGCGCCTTTACTTGGTTTTTGAGTACCTAGACTTGGATTTGAAGAAGCACATGGATTCTTCTCCTGAATTTGCTAATGATCCACGCCTAGTTAAAGTGAGTCGGATCTTTCCCCCTAGAAGCTCATGCGTTCTTCCTTTCAGAATACCTCCTTCTATAATCATTTGGTTATATGTTTGTGTTCCTTCTCTGCAGGTCTCTATTAACATGATTAACCTTTTCTGTCTCAACTTGAATGAATGATTGGTGATAGTTGTGATCATCATACTCATGATTAAATACATATGGACTATTTTTCTATTTGCAGACATTTCTTTATCAAATTCTCCGTGGCATTGCTTACTGCCATTCTCATAGAGTTCTGCATCGAGATTTGAAACCTCAGAATTTGCTTATTGATCGCCGTACCAACGCGCTGAAGCTTGCAGATTTTGGACTGGCTAGAGCATTTGGTATACCTGTTAGGACATTTACACATGAGGTATCAGTATGCCTTGggttttatttaacttaatgtACCTGCATTCTAATAAACACTTGATTAGAATGTCTTAAATCTGAATCATTacaatatttagtttatttactGTCAAAAGAAGCATCTGTTTCTGCAAAAAACATGCCTTTTTGCATTTTGTGTCTGGTCTGGGGTCGTTTCTCTTGTCACTAGCAAATCAAAAAATGTACATGCACCCAATTCTAGTTggctctctcacacacacacacacacacacacgtttgGCATGCACTAATTATAGTGATGCAAGGTATGGGTCTTGTTTGGATTAACTTCTCTAAATTTAGAATTTGTGTTTGCTAAATCATTAGTGGTATGATATCTGAATTTAAATATCAACTTTTCTTCTGATAAACAAAAGTAGAAGCTTTGAAGTATTCAATATCCAGTTTTGTtggatgttttcttttctttgttattttcctGTGTTTGTAGGAAATAATATGACAATCATAATTGGTGTTTTATTTGGGCATATGAAATATTGGCAATTTTATCAGCCAACACTCTGTGGGTATCTGGTGTTTCTCTGTAGGTTGTTACCCTGTGGTATAGAGCCCCTGAAATTCTGCTTGGATCTCGCCATTACTCTACTCCAGTTGATGTGTGGTCAGTGGGATGTATATTTGCTGAGATGGTGAACCAGAAGCCATTGTTCCCAGGGGATTCGGAGATTGATGAACTATTCAAAATTTTCAGGTGTTACAGCTTCTCAACCGCTTTTGGCTTTCTTAAAATGTTTGTTAGATACATTGCATTTGTTTGGCAAGCAATACTACAGTTATTTTCTGCATCCCTTTTTCAATTCTCTTCATCTAGTAAAGATTAAACTATAACACTATAAACTTATGGCATGTAAGAAGAAAGTGAAGATAACATTAAGATTAAGATGGAGTAGTGAGGCTAACCTTGTCTTTCTTAGTATGACATATTTGCTCTAGGCCAACCTGTGAAGCAACTGATTTTAGCTTTTTACAGTGTCTTGGGTTGATTTAGAAGATGAGGATTGCTTTGGAACAATCTCACATTAGGGGTTGAAGTGTTGCTTCAGAACTGATGTGTCGATATAAAACACATGTGCATCttgatttgtgttttgttgtttattcATAAGATACAATATTTGATGATTCTACTGTggtaagtttattttttcttttttcaaatcaacgtTGAGTTGTTTTGATTTGAGTCATGGTTTTAACAAAAGACAAAACTGTGAAAAAGCGGAACGCAAAAGAGCCTTTGAGCCAGTCAATCCAAATGAACCAAGCCCTACATGGGTTGCATTGGCTTTTGGTTCTAATGACTGGGTTTGGGTTCAAATTCTAGGAATCAACCTGACCTTGAATTGGTTGTGGTTTAAGACAACCCAAACCAAGCTGCCACAGAAAGTGTTTATAATTGCTAGTTTGGAATCATAAGTTCCATATTTACTGTGCACCTTTAGTGCTGTCACATTTCCTTTGTTTGAATGAGTGGGCTAAgagcctttaatttttttgttgaaatgcaTTTTGAGACATAATTATTGGCCTTGCAAAAAATTGCTAATAATGCGAAACAGCTGACTAGTTAAATTAGGAGAATGTCGTGTGATATAGTTTTGTTAACCAATATGAGTAGCCTCTTTGTTATACATTTATAACAAGACCTTGTGTCATTTACATACAATATGGGTTACCATCATCTCATGGATGGCCCTCCACCTCTCATCCTCTCCTCTTCTGGAACTTATTCTGTTTTGAAGTTAATTCATATGTAACGGCTTCCCTGGCCTTTGGCTGTGATTTAcatcatgttttttcatttgtgtGGACAGTTATCTTGTTTGACGTAAATACTGTAAATGTGGCAGAGCTGTTGTAAACAAATATGTTATGGAAGAAGTTACAGAAACACTGATTTTAAAggcatttaatttattaatgccTATTCACTCATTGTTGTTTTCATGTGAAGAATCTTGGGTACTCCAAATGAGGACACCTGGCCTGGAGTTACTTCTTTGCCCGACTTCAAGAGTGCATTCCCTAAGTGGCCTTCTAAGGTGtcattcttcattcttttttccTTATGCCATTCAGTTCACTTACGAGTTGTATTGTTTGGAAGTTTCTGATGCGTGGTTTAATTTGCAGGATTTGGCAACTGTAGTTCCAACTCTTGAAAAAGCTGGTGTGGATCTTCTCTCTGTAAGTGGATTTTATAGTTATACACAATACTCCACACTATCACTATGCGATGAAGTTTATGCAACTGAATCTTAATAATATTTGCTGTGTTTTTTGCCCTATTAATTGCTTGTGTATGCATGTTTTACATATCAGAAAATGCTTTTCTTGGATCCCACTAAAAGAATTACCGCCAGGAGTGCTTTGGAGCATGAATACTTCAAGGATATTGGTTTTGTACCTTAAATGTCATTTCTCATCTTCTTTTTCAAGACATTTCTGTCTGTATCGATGTGCAGCACTCAATGGGCTCTGATTTTGTCCCAAACAAGCGTGGTTTCATTACTTTCTTCCTGGCATTGAACTGATTAaagtacctttttttttttttttggtttgcaaGCTTGCTTGTAAGTTGTAACAGACTTCACAGTCTTTGCGTTGCTTAGCATCATCTATTTGATTTCAGTTTGC of the Populus nigra chromosome 7, ddPopNigr1.1, whole genome shotgun sequence genome contains:
- the LOC133699885 gene encoding cell division control protein 2 homolog A, which translates into the protein MDQYEKVEKIGEGTYGVVYKARDRVTNETIALKKIRLEQEDEGVPSTAIREISLLKEMQHGNIVRLQDVVHSEKRLYLVFEYLDLDLKKHMDSSPEFANDPRLVKTFLYQILRGIAYCHSHRVLHRDLKPQNLLIDRRTNALKLADFGLARAFGIPVRTFTHEVVTLWYRAPEILLGSRHYSTPVDVWSVGCIFAEMVNQKPLFPGDSEIDELFKIFRILGTPNEDTWPGVTSLPDFKSAFPKWPSKDLATVVPTLEKAGVDLLSKMLFLDPTKRITARSALEHEYFKDIGFVP